In Gopherus evgoodei ecotype Sinaloan lineage unplaced genomic scaffold, rGopEvg1_v1.p scaffold_37_arrow_ctg1, whole genome shotgun sequence, the following proteins share a genomic window:
- the LOC115642052 gene encoding proline-rich protein 36-like isoform X1 yields MDGKATANGVPLPQTNGTATAGKGAAVGQPAANPKPAKNAVRSAPVSGVRRPVTDYARPPTAPCGGSKLLSNGVPPRAEASQRKLPVAASAPKAGATSAKPTPAKTVARKPAGDSGAKPPEKAGPGKAGQLKSVRKTPVPTMALVPKSTSAKPEKPESAKPSRPPAPGTKDTTLVSARALTSNKPAVAKPKQMAPPGGQVSAVPQQQKNTTASAKKDLVRAAPVSRARLSGSNPTLNKIAGPAKTAKAKLPAEPKPKSHPVPATPKALEKPKGPKTPPKAGGSHPATPQRAVASTTKRLSTGSPGKKPLKKEASYNLEPVPVPRKKLLSPGQGEIKEAAVDVLLASPDVLPGSERATPEGSVRPLDEQGLTLEVGPVLLKPVPADGDAPESYRPEVPGAEQTPARNLEGVVEDGASQEAGGSSGPELVAANPLSCQESCPGEQQLTGLSPPQGVGSPPREMLPPAGTWGPKPADTELPDVTLKPQGEQNLADTPSMLLDPCETGPAAQGEPLPCQEALMAAEHVDLWPESKGRVAQDVTCLASAQLDSSCPAGASQMLPFSEEAPWGGTGGQQSPCGSPKQLAELLQGGEREEEMPDEPKAEWSTHETDSLPRVGLEGSSPDDDVAEPGAMELREERDRSVSLTLPGRGQETQDALPLERGPQGTHRGSGKMGDLDAEGVTSTEEAVAASQLIEGLSREPGRAGHEPEKAVPPAEQLREDSKGPEVQPSVTSPAMSLPGAELDGVTLRSLEEAELECTHLGSPGDIAKVGPMEGEPPLKGGADVLEDLEPHAQWESPLGPEMTVHKPQSLPLKSLELLQEPAQCPPPLGQLSSSSAESEGPSKSRSSKSSTLSGPDLAGKSSSETSTPEELRDYDSSSGVESKSDEKLEQSFPRSPLEDLPGEQDLGIHMDKGDDEAETLPADELLGDPPTEPTVSSEEEGDLDGDLLKESCFPAMGKPLVCQVPSPPHKPSLEESEELGSGDAGTGTPASTNSATSFDAAFHLHSTDSCGKSPGLSSLESEEHSAESTRDQIPKGLEPASLPEVEEHGKISLPRDWGCQLEHPLQMGPADEEEPASQPYGTAPRGPAAGESGAGLGPFSWGPCPPEILSTIYEVEGGAETPGQVPEEEEDGSCQLPPAIPCDKAPLHLGSLQATVMQQLISRTLLFSSSGEAPVGSRGAPVMSEVELGKWTDLLSPLDESRASITSVTSFSPEDVSSPQGDWTVVEVETFH; encoded by the exons ATGGATGGCAAAGCTACTGCCAATGGggtcccccttccccagaccaATGGCACGGCAACCGCTGGGAAaggggcagcagtggggcagcCTGCAGCAAACCCCAAGCCTGCCAAGAACGCTGTGAGATCGGCCCCCGTCTCTGGAGTTAGGCGGCCTGTGACTGACTATGCCCGCCCACCCACAGCCCCGTGTGGTGGCTCCAAGCTGCTCAGCAATGGGGTTCCCCCGAGGGCCGAAGCCTCGCAGAGGAAGCTGCCAGTGGCAGCATCAGCACCCAAAGCTGGTGCTACCTCTGCCAAGCCTACTCCGGCCAAAACAGTGGCCAGGAAGCCAGCAGGTGATAGCGGGGCAAAGCCTCCGGAGAAGGCTGGGCCAGGCAAGGCCGGGCAGCTGAAGAGTGTGAGAAAGACGCCGGTTCCAACCATGGCCTTGG TCCCAAAGTCGACCTCAGCAAAGCCCGAGAAACCAGAATCTGCCAAGCCTTCCAG ACCCCCTGCTCCAGGGACGAAGGACACCACACTGGTCTCGGCCAGAGCCCTGACCAGTAACAAACCAGCTGTGGCCAAACCTAAGCAGATGGCGCCACCTGGTGGCCAGGTGTCAGCAGTACCACAGCAGCAGAAAAACACGACCGCCTCTGCAAAGAAAG ACCTCGTCAGAGCTGCCCCCGTCTCCAGGGCCCGGCTGTCGGGCTCAAACCCCACCCTCAACAAGATTGCTGGCCCGGCCAAGACTGCCAAAGCTAAGCTCCCGGCAGAGCCAAAGCCCAAGAGCCACCCAGTTCCTGCTACTCCCAAGGCCTTGGAGAAGCCAAAGGGGCCGAAGACCCCTCCCAAGGCAGGGGGCAGCCATCCTGCCACCCCACAGAGAGCAGTGGCCTCCACCACGAAGAGGCTGTCCACTGGGAGCCCTGGCAAGAAGCCCCTTAAGAAGGAGGCTAGCTACAACCTGGAGCCAGTGCCTGTGCCCAGGAAAAAGCTGCTTTCCCCAGGACAGGGAGAGATCAAGGAAGCTGCTGTTGATGTCCTTTTGGCCTCTCCTGATGTCCTGCCTGGCTCAGAAAGGGCAACCCCCGAGGGCAGTGTGAGACCTCTGGATGAGCAAGGGTTAACACTGGAGGTGGGCCCAGTTCTGCTCAAGCCGGTCCCTGCAGATGGGGATGCTCCCGAGAGCTATAGGCCAGAGGTGCCAGGAGCGgaacaaacacctgccaggaacCTGGAAGGGGTGGTTGAAGATGGAGCATCCCAGGAAGCAGGAGGCTCATCTGGCCCAGAGCTGGTGGCTGCCAACCCTCTATCCTGCCAAGAGAGCTGTCCTGGAGAACAGCAGCTGACTGGTCTCTCCCCACCACAAGGGGTGGGCTCTCCTCCCAGGGAGATgctgcccccagcaggcacctggGGGCCAAAGCCAGCAGACACAGAGCTCCCCGATGTGACACTCAAACCCCAGGGAGAGCAGAACCTGGCGGACACCCCATCTATGCTTCTAGACCCCTGTGAGActggcccagcagcccagggggaaCCACTGCCCTGCCAGGAAGCCCTGATGGCTGCTGAGCACGTGGACTTGTGGccagaaagcaaaggaagagTGGCTCAGGACGTGACCTGCCTGGCCTCAGCCCAGCTGGATTCCTCCTGCCCAGCTGGGGCCTCCCAGATGCTGCCCTTCAGTGAAGAGGCTCCTTGGGGTGGCACAGGGGGACAGCAATCTCCATGTGGGTCACCAAAGCAACTGGCAGAGCTTCTGCAAGGAGGGGAGCGGGAGGAAGAGATGCCGGATGAGCCAAAGGCAGAGTGGTCAACGCATGAGACAGACTCGCTTCCTCGGGTTGGCCTGGAGGGTTCCTCCCCAGATGAtgatgtggcagagccaggagccaTGGAGCTGAGAGAGGAGAGGGACCGGAGTGTGTCTCTAACCCTGCCAGGGCGTGGACAGGAGACCCAGGATGCTCTTCCCCTGGAGAGAGGACCCCAGGGCACTCACAGGGGCTCTGGGAAGATGGGGGATCTGGATGCCGAAGGAGTGACTAGTACAGAGGAGGCAGTGGCTGCTTCCCAGTTGATAGAGGGGCTCAGCAGAGAGCCAGGCCGTGCAGGGCATGAGCCAGAGAAGGCTGTTCCCCCTGCAGAACAGCTCCGTGAGGACAGCAAGGGCCCTGAAGTCCAACCCAGTGTCACTTCTCctgccatgtccctccctggtgctGAACTGGACGGAGTCACCTTAAGAAGCCTTGAGGAAGCTGAGCTGGAATGCACCCACCTAGGTTCTCCTGGAGACATTGCCAAGGTGGGGCCCATGGAAGGGGAGCCCCCACTGAAGGGTGGGGCTGATGTGTTGGAGGACCTGGAGCCACACGCCCAATGGGAGTCACCACTGGGTCCCGAGATGACCGTGCACAAGCCTCAGAGCCTGCCCCTGAAGAGCCTGGAGTTACTGCAGGAGCCGGCCCAATGCCCTCCACCCCTGGGCCAGCTGTCGTCCAGTAGCGCTGAGTCGGAAGGGCCGTCCAAGAGTCGCTCCTCCAAGTCCAGCACGCTGAGTGGCCCCGACCTGGCCGGCAAGAGCAGCAGTGAGACCAGCACCCCGGAGGAGCTGCGGGATTACGACAGCAGCTCCGGCGTGGAGTCCAAGTCAGACGAGAAGCTAGAACAGAGCTTCCCCCGCAGCCCCCTGGAGGACCTGCCAGGGGAGCAGGACTTGGGGATCCACATGGACAAGGGGGACGATGAGGCAGAGACCCTCCCAGCAGACGAGCTTCTAGGTGACCCGCCCACTGAGCCCACAGTGTCCTCTGAGGAGGAGGGGGACCTGGATGGAGACCTCCTGAAGGAATCCTGCTTCCCTGCCATGGGCAAGCCCCTGGTGTGCCAGGTGCCCTCCCCGCCCCACAAGCCATCCCTGGAGGAGTCGGAGGAGCTGGGCTCGGGTGATGCCGGCACTGGAACACCAGCTTCCACCAACTCGGCCACCTCCTTCGATGCCGCCttccacctccactccactgacAGCTGCGGAAAGAGCCCTGGCCTCTCCTCCCTGGAGAGCGAAGAGCACTCGGCCGAGAGCACCAGAGACCAGATCCCCAAGGGCTTGGAGCCGGCCAGCCTCCCTGAGGTGGAAGAGCATGGCAAGATCTCCCTCCCCAGGGACTGGGGCTGCCAGctggagcaccccctgcagaTGGGCCCAGCGGACGAGGAGGAGCCGGCCTCCCAGCCCTATGGCACTGCTCCCCGTGGCCCGGCGGCAG GTGAGAGCGGGGCTGGCCTGGGGCCCTTCTCctgggggccctgcccccctgaaATCCTCTCCACCATCTACGAGGTGGAAGGAGGCGCAGAGACTCCCGGACAGGtgccagaagaggaggaggatgggagctgCCAGCTCCCCCCTGCTATCCCTTGTGACAAGGCCCCCCTGCACCTGGGCAGCCTCCAAGCAACTGTCATGCAGCAGCTGATCAGCCGGACTCTGCTCTTCTCCTCCAGTGGAGAGGCAcctgtggggagcagaggggccccTGTCATGAGTGAGGTGGAGCTCGGAAAGTGGACAGACCTGCTGTCACCATTGGATGAGTCTCGGGCCAGCATCACCTCAGTCACCAGCTTCTCCCCCGAGGATGTCTCATCTCCCCAGGGCGACTGGACGGTGGTGGAGGTGGAGACCTTCCACTGA
- the LOC115642052 gene encoding nascent polypeptide-associated complex subunit alpha, muscle-specific form-like isoform X2 — MDGKATANGVPLPQTNGTATAGKGAAVGQPAANPKPAKNAVRSAPVSGVRRPVTDYARPPTAPCGGSKLLSNGVPPRAEASQRKLPVAASAPKAGATSAKPTPAKTVARKPAGDSGAKPPEKAGPGKAGQLKSVRKTPVPTMALVPKSTSAKPEKPESAKPSRPPAPGTKDTTLVSARALTSNKPAVAKPKQMAPPGGQVSAVPQQQKNTTASAKKDLVRAAPVSRARLSGSNPTLNKIAGPAKTAKAKLPAEPKPKSHPVPATPKALEKPKGPKTPPKAGGSHPATPQRAVASTTKRLSTGSPGKKPLKKEASYNLEPVPVPRKKLLSPGQGEIKEAAVDVLLASPDVLPGSERATPEGSVRPLDEQGLTLEVGPVLLKPVPADGDAPESYRPEVPGAEQTPARNLEGVVEDGASQEAGGSSGPELVAANPLSCQESCPGEQQLTGLSPPQGVGSPPREMLPPAGTWGPKPADTELPDVTLKPQGEQNLADTPSMLLDPCETGPAAQGEPLPCQEALMAAEHVDLWPESKGRVAQDVTCLASAQLDSSCPAGASQMLPFSEEAPWGGTGGQQSPCGSPKQLAELLQGGEREEEMPDEPKAEWSTHETDSLPRVGLEGSSPDDDVAEPGAMELREERDRSVSLTLPGRGQETQDALPLERGPQGTHRGSGKMGDLDAEGVTSTEEAVAASQLIEGLSREPGRAGHEPEKAVPPAEQLREDSKGPEVQPSVTSPAMSLPGAELDGVTLRSLEEAELECTHLGSPGDIAKVGPMEGEPPLKGGADVLEDLEPHAQWESPLGPEMTVHKPQSLPLKSLELLQEPAQCPPPLGQLSSSSAESEGPSKSRSSKSSTLSGPDLAGKSSSETSTPEELRDYDSSSGVESKSDEKLEQSFPRSPLEDLPGEQDLGIHMDKGDDEAETLPADELLGDPPTEPTVSSEEEGDLDGDLLKESCFPAMGKPLVCQVPSPPHKPSLEESEELGSGDAGTGTPASTNSATSFDAAFHLHSTDSCGKSPGLSSLESEEHSAESTRDQIPKGLEPASLPEVEEHGKISLPRDWGCQLEHPLQMGPADEEEPASQPYGTAPRGPAAGRLGYKNTLPRSSFLVAERKALVPSPG; from the exons ATGGATGGCAAAGCTACTGCCAATGGggtcccccttccccagaccaATGGCACGGCAACCGCTGGGAAaggggcagcagtggggcagcCTGCAGCAAACCCCAAGCCTGCCAAGAACGCTGTGAGATCGGCCCCCGTCTCTGGAGTTAGGCGGCCTGTGACTGACTATGCCCGCCCACCCACAGCCCCGTGTGGTGGCTCCAAGCTGCTCAGCAATGGGGTTCCCCCGAGGGCCGAAGCCTCGCAGAGGAAGCTGCCAGTGGCAGCATCAGCACCCAAAGCTGGTGCTACCTCTGCCAAGCCTACTCCGGCCAAAACAGTGGCCAGGAAGCCAGCAGGTGATAGCGGGGCAAAGCCTCCGGAGAAGGCTGGGCCAGGCAAGGCCGGGCAGCTGAAGAGTGTGAGAAAGACGCCGGTTCCAACCATGGCCTTGG TCCCAAAGTCGACCTCAGCAAAGCCCGAGAAACCAGAATCTGCCAAGCCTTCCAG ACCCCCTGCTCCAGGGACGAAGGACACCACACTGGTCTCGGCCAGAGCCCTGACCAGTAACAAACCAGCTGTGGCCAAACCTAAGCAGATGGCGCCACCTGGTGGCCAGGTGTCAGCAGTACCACAGCAGCAGAAAAACACGACCGCCTCTGCAAAGAAAG ACCTCGTCAGAGCTGCCCCCGTCTCCAGGGCCCGGCTGTCGGGCTCAAACCCCACCCTCAACAAGATTGCTGGCCCGGCCAAGACTGCCAAAGCTAAGCTCCCGGCAGAGCCAAAGCCCAAGAGCCACCCAGTTCCTGCTACTCCCAAGGCCTTGGAGAAGCCAAAGGGGCCGAAGACCCCTCCCAAGGCAGGGGGCAGCCATCCTGCCACCCCACAGAGAGCAGTGGCCTCCACCACGAAGAGGCTGTCCACTGGGAGCCCTGGCAAGAAGCCCCTTAAGAAGGAGGCTAGCTACAACCTGGAGCCAGTGCCTGTGCCCAGGAAAAAGCTGCTTTCCCCAGGACAGGGAGAGATCAAGGAAGCTGCTGTTGATGTCCTTTTGGCCTCTCCTGATGTCCTGCCTGGCTCAGAAAGGGCAACCCCCGAGGGCAGTGTGAGACCTCTGGATGAGCAAGGGTTAACACTGGAGGTGGGCCCAGTTCTGCTCAAGCCGGTCCCTGCAGATGGGGATGCTCCCGAGAGCTATAGGCCAGAGGTGCCAGGAGCGgaacaaacacctgccaggaacCTGGAAGGGGTGGTTGAAGATGGAGCATCCCAGGAAGCAGGAGGCTCATCTGGCCCAGAGCTGGTGGCTGCCAACCCTCTATCCTGCCAAGAGAGCTGTCCTGGAGAACAGCAGCTGACTGGTCTCTCCCCACCACAAGGGGTGGGCTCTCCTCCCAGGGAGATgctgcccccagcaggcacctggGGGCCAAAGCCAGCAGACACAGAGCTCCCCGATGTGACACTCAAACCCCAGGGAGAGCAGAACCTGGCGGACACCCCATCTATGCTTCTAGACCCCTGTGAGActggcccagcagcccagggggaaCCACTGCCCTGCCAGGAAGCCCTGATGGCTGCTGAGCACGTGGACTTGTGGccagaaagcaaaggaagagTGGCTCAGGACGTGACCTGCCTGGCCTCAGCCCAGCTGGATTCCTCCTGCCCAGCTGGGGCCTCCCAGATGCTGCCCTTCAGTGAAGAGGCTCCTTGGGGTGGCACAGGGGGACAGCAATCTCCATGTGGGTCACCAAAGCAACTGGCAGAGCTTCTGCAAGGAGGGGAGCGGGAGGAAGAGATGCCGGATGAGCCAAAGGCAGAGTGGTCAACGCATGAGACAGACTCGCTTCCTCGGGTTGGCCTGGAGGGTTCCTCCCCAGATGAtgatgtggcagagccaggagccaTGGAGCTGAGAGAGGAGAGGGACCGGAGTGTGTCTCTAACCCTGCCAGGGCGTGGACAGGAGACCCAGGATGCTCTTCCCCTGGAGAGAGGACCCCAGGGCACTCACAGGGGCTCTGGGAAGATGGGGGATCTGGATGCCGAAGGAGTGACTAGTACAGAGGAGGCAGTGGCTGCTTCCCAGTTGATAGAGGGGCTCAGCAGAGAGCCAGGCCGTGCAGGGCATGAGCCAGAGAAGGCTGTTCCCCCTGCAGAACAGCTCCGTGAGGACAGCAAGGGCCCTGAAGTCCAACCCAGTGTCACTTCTCctgccatgtccctccctggtgctGAACTGGACGGAGTCACCTTAAGAAGCCTTGAGGAAGCTGAGCTGGAATGCACCCACCTAGGTTCTCCTGGAGACATTGCCAAGGTGGGGCCCATGGAAGGGGAGCCCCCACTGAAGGGTGGGGCTGATGTGTTGGAGGACCTGGAGCCACACGCCCAATGGGAGTCACCACTGGGTCCCGAGATGACCGTGCACAAGCCTCAGAGCCTGCCCCTGAAGAGCCTGGAGTTACTGCAGGAGCCGGCCCAATGCCCTCCACCCCTGGGCCAGCTGTCGTCCAGTAGCGCTGAGTCGGAAGGGCCGTCCAAGAGTCGCTCCTCCAAGTCCAGCACGCTGAGTGGCCCCGACCTGGCCGGCAAGAGCAGCAGTGAGACCAGCACCCCGGAGGAGCTGCGGGATTACGACAGCAGCTCCGGCGTGGAGTCCAAGTCAGACGAGAAGCTAGAACAGAGCTTCCCCCGCAGCCCCCTGGAGGACCTGCCAGGGGAGCAGGACTTGGGGATCCACATGGACAAGGGGGACGATGAGGCAGAGACCCTCCCAGCAGACGAGCTTCTAGGTGACCCGCCCACTGAGCCCACAGTGTCCTCTGAGGAGGAGGGGGACCTGGATGGAGACCTCCTGAAGGAATCCTGCTTCCCTGCCATGGGCAAGCCCCTGGTGTGCCAGGTGCCCTCCCCGCCCCACAAGCCATCCCTGGAGGAGTCGGAGGAGCTGGGCTCGGGTGATGCCGGCACTGGAACACCAGCTTCCACCAACTCGGCCACCTCCTTCGATGCCGCCttccacctccactccactgacAGCTGCGGAAAGAGCCCTGGCCTCTCCTCCCTGGAGAGCGAAGAGCACTCGGCCGAGAGCACCAGAGACCAGATCCCCAAGGGCTTGGAGCCGGCCAGCCTCCCTGAGGTGGAAGAGCATGGCAAGATCTCCCTCCCCAGGGACTGGGGCTGCCAGctggagcaccccctgcagaTGGGCCCAGCGGACGAGGAGGAGCCGGCCTCCCAGCCCTATGGCACTGCTCCCCGTGGCCCGGCGGCAG